The following is a genomic window from Cryptococcus neoformans var. grubii H99 chromosome 12, complete sequence.
AAATACTCTGTGCCACTTCCCAAGGTCAGGGGTAtcgctgaagaagagatgttCAAGGTCATCAAGACCGGAAAGAGCAAGTCTAAGAGTTGGAAACGTATGGTCAACAAGGCCACATTTGTTGGTGAAGGTTTCACTCGAAAGCCTGTTAAGCTTGAGGTGAGTTTCGCATCAGTCGATTTACCATGACGCTAACAGGACAATAGCGATTCATCCGACCTATGGGTTTGGTATGTCATCCCCAAGATCATATCGTGGATAAGCACTAATGATGTTTTAGCGTATGACCAAGGCGAATGTTACTCATCCCGAGCTCAAGACCACCTTCCAATTACCTATTCTTGGTGTCAAGAAGAACCCCCAATCACCGCTTTACACCTCTCTTGGTAGGTCTTCAAAGTATTATATCTGAAGGTTATAACTGATTAAGGTTCCTGCAGGTGTTCTTACCAAGGGTACTATTCTTGAAGTCAATGTTAGTGAATTGGGTATGGTTACCACCGGTGGTAAGGTCGTCTGGTCCAGTGCGTGCTTTTCTTTATTTCTAGAGTTTCACTGCCTAACGTTGTTCTATAGAGTATGCTCAGATCACAAACAACCCAGAGAACGACGGTTGCATCAACTCTGTTCTCTTAGTGTAAATTTATTTTAGATAAGGCAATGGCGGTGAATCTCTGTAATCCTGTACTTTTACTCTTTCATATTTGCAATGTGATCTCTTTGGACTATAGGTCGATGGCGGGATGGTGTGGAGCATCGTTCGACTACACCATGGAGTGGTTTCCTTACTTTGTTGATAGATAGCCACTCCTGCCAGGACAGATAATATGTGGACTATCGCCTGAATGAGTTATGACAATGCCCTTAAAAGGCTGACGGACTAACCAAGATTGTCCGACGTCCACTATGGAATGCATTGAATTTACCTAAATCTGTATCATAGGTTCGTTCTTTGCATTGCATCTATGATACAGGGTTAGTCGGAGTGGCCAAACATGGATATTCGCccaaaggaaagagaagataaAAGTGATGACGCACTGCAATGCTGACCGATATACTATTGCTTCTTGCTGCTCTGTTGACGGCGAAGAACGAGCTGACGGAGTAACAATGCTGGGAATAACAAATAATCATTGAATCGATCCTCCTTGAGCAGGATAGATATATTCGCCGAATAATAACACAAAAAAATGAGCAGCCTCCCTCAAGAAGCTGCCCTACCCATAACCAATACTCTTttccctccacctccgccATATTTCCAAGCTTTCACGGACGAGGCAGTTGAGCGATATGAAGCATTAACGGGGAAATCTCTGTTTGCTAACGACCCGAAGGGCAAaagcaaggaaaaagagaagaattCAGATGACAAGGACATGAGTGTGGATAGTAGGATAGAAGACTtgacagaggaagaacaaaaTGAAAAGCTCGAGCTGGAAGGAAAACTTGGGAAGCCTAGAGCAGACTGGATCAATGAGGACGGCAGATGGATGTGCTTTGGCACCATGTACACTGTGAGTATAAGTAACTTTGTATTATGTGATAATTATACAGTCCTGATATCAACCTTGAAGACTGAGCCAGTCATTCCTACGGCTCAGTCAATTGGTCTACCGCCTTTCATAGACCCTGCAGCCGAGCCCCAAgaatctcttcctcctttaTTACACTCCTTCTTGCATACCCTGCTGCTGCTATTGGATACACTTACTATGACTGCAAGAAGTCCTAATGAGCTTGCAGCTGCTGGCTGGGCTAGTGAGGGTGACCAAGTACGTGCATATTCCTCATTTCTGCCCCTGAAAGGTCTGCTCAACAAAAACGATAGTACATTCAACACTTGACCAACTTAAGCGCAAATATGATGGTGGCCTCTAACCAATTGAGAAGTGCCCAAAGTGAAGCTACGCTGGTGCTGCTCATGGAGAAGGAactggaggagagaaagaaacaGACCGAGAAGTTACGATCGTATGTCATGTTATTTTCACTTGAGAAAGGCCTTCAGTAGCATCCCAGTTTTGCTGACCTTTTGCGCAGCAAATGCAAGGAGATTGCTAGTGGCATCAGGGCTTTGAAAGGGTTGTAATAGATCTGAAGCGCCGCCATTGGGGCCGGA
Proteins encoded in this region:
- a CDS encoding ribosome biogenesis protein NSA2 gives rise to the protein MPQNEYMEEHRKRHGRRLDYEEKKRKRTAREAHKASADAQKIFGHKAKLHHARRHAEKVQMKKTLKAHDERNVKQKDDGAVKEGALPAYLLDRDSQKDAKALSSAVKDRRKDRAAKYSVPLPKVRGIAEEEMFKVIKTGKSKSKSWKRMVNKATFVGEGFTRKPVKLERFIRPMGLRMTKANVTHPELKTTFQLPILGVKKNPQSPLYTSLGVLTKGTILEVNVSELGMVTTGGKVVWSKYAQITNNPENDGCINSVLLV